The Betaproteobacteria bacterium genome contains a region encoding:
- a CDS encoding tripartite tricarboxylate transporter substrate binding protein: MMDEGMKLNACSWRLRAAVAFAGAVFSASPVLAQGKKDVSNYPTRPVRFITPAAPGGTTDILARLFSDRLTRNLKQQFIVDNRASASGVLAAELTTNAAPDGHTLFLPYHQHIINAALLPKLPYHPIDDFTPITQLTAAALLLVVHPATPAKDFKEFLTWAKSYKGSLNFGSAGIGSGGHLSGELFKLMTGVQAVHIPYKGTGPALAALLGQEYHFNFMGLAAGARMAATGKLRALGITSAKRAPGLPDIPTIAEQGLPGFEVEGWYGVMGPKNMPPALVQRLHAELIKIMHTPEMQKTLINMGSTPIGSTPQQFKSYLVGDLEKWSKVVKASGAKAN; the protein is encoded by the coding sequence ATGATGGATGAAGGAATGAAACTCAACGCATGCTCTTGGCGGCTCCGCGCGGCTGTTGCGTTCGCCGGCGCCGTTTTCTCCGCTTCGCCCGTGCTTGCGCAGGGCAAGAAGGATGTTTCCAACTATCCCACGCGGCCGGTGCGCTTCATCACCCCCGCGGCTCCAGGCGGCACGACCGACATCCTGGCGCGGCTCTTCAGTGACCGGCTCACGCGCAATCTGAAACAGCAGTTCATCGTCGACAATCGCGCCAGTGCTTCCGGCGTATTGGCTGCCGAGCTGACGACCAACGCGGCGCCCGACGGCCATACACTGTTCCTGCCTTACCACCAGCACATCATCAACGCAGCGCTGCTACCCAAGCTGCCGTACCACCCGATCGACGATTTCACGCCGATCACGCAGCTCACCGCGGCCGCACTGCTGCTGGTCGTGCATCCGGCCACGCCGGCGAAGGACTTCAAGGAGTTCCTGACCTGGGCCAAAAGCTATAAGGGCTCGCTCAACTTCGGATCGGCCGGCATCGGCAGCGGCGGTCATTTGTCCGGCGAGCTGTTCAAGCTGATGACCGGCGTGCAGGCGGTCCACATTCCCTACAAGGGCACCGGCCCGGCGCTGGCCGCGCTGCTGGGGCAGGAGTACCACTTCAACTTCATGGGCCTGGCGGCCGGGGCGCGCATGGCTGCCACCGGCAAGCTGCGTGCGCTCGGCATTACCTCGGCCAAGCGGGCGCCGGGCCTGCCCGATATCCCGACCATCGCCGAGCAGGGATTACCGGGCTTCGAGGTCGAAGGCTGGTACGGCGTGATGGGGCCCAAGAACATGCCGCCTGCATTGGTCCAACGCTTGCACGCCGAGCTGATCAAGATCATGCACACCCCCGAAATGCAGAAAACGCTCATCAACATGGGTTCGACCCCGATCGGCAGCACGCCACAGCAATTCAAGTCCTACCTCGTCGGCGACCTGGAGAAATGGAGCAAGGTCGTCAAGGCGAGCGGCGCGAAGGCCAACTAG
- a CDS encoding OpgC domain-containing protein: protein MTRQPEIDALRGLMLVLMCVSHLPTRFAEWLGQPFGFVSAAEGFVFLSAYLVGVVYSGRARRFGQAEMRKALWRRAAVVYRSHVAMLAFLFTIIAWIGIRSERQAITNLISFYLQEPWTALWTSAALIYTPPLLDILPMYVLFMAASPLVLPLAMRPGGKAVVIALSASLWIAAQFGLNDVAYAAVAKSIHHRVPLDQNGAFDLWAWQFVWTLGLCLGARRALATGRSPWVSARFAARIAAVALFVALGCMLWRHAVGQAPFPGVPQLDVLFDKWHLGPLRMLNFFALAVVLMHFGPRLAPLARAPGLQLLGRQSLPAFCAHLVVVLIALSVIGDNADQLSIWTELGLVGGTLFIVGFVAWVASENGRKGRSPQGIALGVQMQAVGGEKLSAR, encoded by the coding sequence ATGACGCGGCAGCCCGAGATCGATGCATTGCGCGGCTTGATGCTGGTGCTCATGTGCGTGAGCCATCTGCCGACGCGCTTCGCCGAATGGCTCGGGCAGCCGTTCGGCTTCGTTTCCGCCGCCGAAGGCTTCGTATTCCTGTCCGCTTATCTCGTCGGAGTGGTGTATTCCGGTCGCGCACGGAGATTCGGGCAGGCCGAAATGCGCAAGGCGCTGTGGCGGCGTGCCGCAGTGGTCTACCGCTCTCATGTGGCCATGCTGGCCTTTCTCTTCACCATCATCGCCTGGATCGGGATTCGGTCCGAGCGCCAGGCGATCACCAACTTGATCTCCTTCTATCTGCAGGAGCCGTGGACCGCGCTCTGGACCAGCGCTGCATTGATCTATACGCCGCCGTTGCTCGACATCCTGCCCATGTACGTGCTCTTCATGGCGGCCTCGCCGCTGGTCCTTCCGCTGGCGATGCGTCCCGGTGGAAAGGCCGTGGTGATCGCGTTGAGCGCCTCGCTGTGGATTGCTGCCCAGTTCGGATTGAACGACGTCGCGTACGCTGCGGTGGCGAAATCGATCCACCATCGAGTGCCTCTGGACCAGAATGGCGCCTTCGACCTGTGGGCCTGGCAGTTCGTATGGACGTTGGGCCTCTGCCTCGGTGCGAGACGAGCGCTTGCGACGGGCCGGTCACCTTGGGTGTCTGCGCGCTTCGCCGCCCGGATTGCGGCGGTCGCGCTATTCGTGGCCCTCGGGTGCATGCTGTGGCGTCACGCCGTGGGGCAGGCGCCTTTCCCCGGCGTGCCGCAGCTCGACGTCCTGTTCGACAAGTGGCACCTGGGCCCGCTGCGGATGCTGAACTTCTTCGCGCTGGCGGTCGTGCTGATGCACTTTGGCCCGCGGCTTGCTCCGCTGGCGCGTGCGCCCGGCCTGCAACTTCTGGGCAGGCAATCGCTGCCGGCGTTCTGTGCGCACCTGGTCGTCGTGCTAATAGCCCTCAGCGTGATTGGCGACAACGCCGATCAGCTGTCCATCTGGACCGAGCTCGGTCTGGTAGGCGGCACGCTGTTCATCGTCGGTTTCGTCGCCTGGGTAGCGTCGGAGAACGGGCGCAAGGGCCGATCGCCACAGGGCATAGCCCTTGGCGTTCAGATGCAGGCCGTCGGGGGCGAAAAGCTCTCCGCGCGGTAG
- a CDS encoding GDSL family lipase: protein MARPCSPARRSTQAIGRSSISCARMPLAKCCTRRDLIPCSVPLSPMLRCGLAILLLWTAAACADERAAGATAPSRWANAMRDFAAMDRLKPPRPGAVIFVGSSSVRLWQGLEGQFGSTVVLKRGFGGARLSDCIEHLDQLVVKYRPRLVLLYAGDNDLAEGTSPREVLRRFAAFAERIQQRLPAARLAFISIKPSPARQALLQQARITNRLIESYVRGRPRLAYVDVFGAMLGSDGLPRGELFAPDGLHLNAKGYALWRSALAPVLRRYPGDETDDEQRAAYQTELGPDGQLIGVVANHAEGY from the coding sequence ATGGCGCGACCGTGTTCACCGGCTCGACGCAGCACGCAGGCAATCGGGCGTTCGTCGATTTCATGCGCTCGCATGCCGCTCGCGAAGTGTTGCACGAGACGGGACTTGATCCCGTGTAGCGTTCCTTTGTCGCCCATGCTTCGCTGCGGTCTCGCGATACTCCTGCTATGGACGGCGGCTGCGTGTGCCGACGAGCGCGCGGCCGGCGCCACTGCGCCCAGTCGCTGGGCAAACGCCATGCGCGATTTCGCGGCGATGGACCGGTTGAAGCCGCCGCGCCCGGGCGCTGTCATATTCGTCGGCAGTTCCTCGGTACGGTTATGGCAGGGCCTCGAAGGTCAATTCGGCAGTACCGTGGTGCTGAAGCGTGGCTTCGGCGGCGCCCGTCTATCCGATTGCATCGAGCACCTCGATCAATTGGTCGTCAAGTACCGGCCGCGCCTGGTATTGCTCTATGCGGGCGATAACGACCTTGCCGAAGGCACCTCGCCGCGCGAAGTGCTGCGGCGATTCGCGGCGTTCGCCGAGCGCATTCAGCAGCGCCTGCCCGCCGCCCGGCTGGCATTCATTTCGATCAAGCCGAGCCCTGCCCGGCAAGCGCTGCTGCAGCAGGCGCGCATCACGAACCGATTGATCGAATCCTACGTTCGTGGCCGGCCGCGACTGGCTTACGTGGACGTATTCGGTGCGATGCTGGGCAGCGACGGGCTACCGCGCGGAGAGCTTTTCGCCCCCGACGGCCTGCATCTGAACGCCAAGGGCTATGCCCTGTGGCGATCGGCCCTTGCGCCCGTTCTCCGACGCTACCCAGGCGACGAAACCGACGATGAACAGCGTGCCGCCTACCAGACCGAGCTCGGTCCAGATGGACAGCTGATCGGCGTTGTCGCCAATCACGCTGAGGGCTATTAG
- the modA gene encoding molybdate ABC transporter substrate-binding protein — protein sequence MSDSAKGQQGTLVVICTMSCKEALIELVPVFERENGYTVDITYGAGPELAKKISGGIPADIFVGPEEFSGPLIDEGRLVGSSRTAFAHSSAAVAVKEGTTKPDISSPQKLKEALLAAKAVCYSRGASGIHFLQACERLGIADAVAAKLVKPRPGEMVGPVLVRGEADIGVQQPAELLPVAGITIIGPLPAELRQTIVYGATVFTGSTQHAGNRAFVDFMRSHAAREVLHETGLDPV from the coding sequence ATGAGCGACTCAGCCAAGGGGCAGCAAGGAACACTCGTGGTCATATGCACGATGTCGTGCAAAGAGGCCCTGATCGAGCTCGTGCCGGTGTTCGAGCGCGAGAACGGTTACACGGTCGACATCACCTATGGGGCAGGACCGGAGCTCGCCAAGAAGATCAGTGGTGGCATACCTGCGGACATTTTCGTCGGCCCCGAGGAATTTTCCGGACCGCTCATCGACGAAGGCCGTCTCGTCGGCAGCAGTCGCACCGCATTCGCGCATTCCAGCGCCGCAGTCGCGGTAAAGGAAGGTACAACCAAGCCGGACATCAGCTCGCCGCAGAAGCTGAAGGAAGCGCTGCTCGCGGCGAAGGCGGTCTGTTACAGCCGTGGCGCGAGCGGTATTCACTTCCTCCAGGCTTGCGAACGGCTCGGAATCGCTGACGCCGTCGCAGCGAAGCTCGTCAAACCGCGCCCCGGCGAGATGGTCGGTCCGGTGCTGGTGCGCGGTGAGGCCGATATCGGCGTGCAGCAGCCCGCCGAGCTGCTGCCGGTTGCGGGCATCACGATCATCGGTCCGCTGCCGGCCGAGCTTCGGCAGACCATCGTATATGGCGCGACCGTGTTCACCGGCTCGACGCAGCACGCAGGCAATCGGGCGTTCGTCGATTTCATGCGCTCGCATGCCGCTCGCGAAGTGTTGCACGAGACGGGACTTGATCCCGTGTAG
- the chrA gene encoding chromate efflux transporter, giving the protein MNVSEAPSQSSSGTGSAFEVFKVFLMLGCTSFGGPIAHLGYFREEFVARRKWLEERVYADLVALCQFTPGPASSKVGIGIGLSRAGLPGALAAWIGFTLPSALALILFAFGVESFAKDSDAGWLHGLKVVAVAIVAQAVWGMARNLTPDAQRFTLAVGASIIAMLSPTTWGQVGAILVGALVGVLWLGAKVDDSHVAMRISLGKTAGAVSLALFFALLIGLPIFAAVYPSQSLALFDSFYRSGSLVFGGGHVVLPLLQSEVVPTGWVSNDAFLAGYGAAQAVPGPLFTFAAYLGAIMGPEPSGWAGAALCTAAIFLPALLLTIGVLPFWDDLRRFRTVRSALVGVNAAVVGLLLAALYHPVWTSAIHSPPDFAFGLVAFALLVFWKTPPWLVVILSAVTGWGLEHVLQ; this is encoded by the coding sequence ATGAACGTGTCTGAAGCACCATCGCAATCGAGCTCGGGAACCGGATCAGCGTTCGAAGTGTTCAAGGTCTTTCTCATGCTAGGCTGCACGTCGTTCGGCGGCCCCATTGCGCATCTCGGTTACTTCCGCGAGGAGTTCGTCGCGCGCCGCAAGTGGCTAGAGGAACGCGTCTACGCAGACCTGGTGGCGCTGTGCCAGTTCACTCCTGGGCCCGCGAGCAGCAAGGTCGGCATCGGCATCGGGCTTTCACGCGCCGGGCTGCCCGGAGCACTGGCGGCGTGGATCGGTTTTACGCTTCCGTCCGCGCTTGCCTTGATCCTTTTCGCGTTCGGCGTCGAGTCCTTCGCGAAGGACTCCGATGCCGGCTGGCTGCACGGACTCAAAGTCGTCGCGGTCGCGATCGTGGCGCAGGCGGTATGGGGTATGGCGCGTAATCTCACACCGGATGCTCAGCGATTCACCCTCGCAGTGGGGGCCTCCATCATCGCAATGCTTTCTCCGACCACATGGGGGCAAGTCGGCGCCATTCTAGTCGGGGCGCTCGTCGGCGTTTTATGGCTGGGTGCCAAGGTGGACGACAGCCATGTCGCCATGCGCATATCGCTCGGTAAGACAGCTGGCGCCGTTAGTCTTGCCTTGTTCTTCGCACTGTTGATCGGGCTGCCGATATTCGCGGCCGTCTACCCGAGCCAGTCGCTCGCCTTGTTCGACAGCTTCTACCGATCGGGGTCGCTGGTGTTCGGCGGAGGCCACGTAGTCCTGCCGTTGCTGCAGTCGGAGGTCGTGCCGACGGGCTGGGTGTCAAACGACGCCTTCCTCGCTGGGTATGGTGCTGCCCAGGCCGTGCCGGGGCCGCTCTTTACGTTTGCGGCCTATCTTGGGGCGATCATGGGGCCCGAACCGAGTGGGTGGGCAGGGGCCGCACTGTGCACCGCCGCCATCTTCCTCCCAGCGCTTTTGCTGACTATCGGCGTGCTCCCCTTCTGGGACGATCTGCGTCGTTTCCGCACCGTGCGCTCAGCGCTGGTGGGCGTCAATGCGGCCGTCGTTGGGCTCCTGCTCGCCGCGTTGTATCACCCAGTGTGGACCAGTGCGATCCACTCGCCTCCCGATTTTGCTTTTGGGCTGGTGGCCTTCGCGCTGCTTGTCTTCTGGAAGACGCCGCCTTGGCTGGTTGTCATACTGAGCGCAGTCACCGGCTGGGGGCTTGAGCACGTACTGCAGTGA
- a CDS encoding PadR family transcriptional regulator, producing the protein MKSAIIRDVMLSFVRVHILHHAAKEAVYGLAMIEELRRHGYDLSPGTLYPILHGMEQSGLLKCEHEVVSGKVRKYYTATAKGRRTLEELQGKIKELFGELFEE; encoded by the coding sequence ATGAAAAGCGCAATCATCCGCGACGTAATGCTGTCCTTCGTTCGTGTGCACATCCTTCATCATGCGGCGAAGGAAGCGGTCTACGGCCTGGCGATGATCGAGGAACTGCGTCGACACGGCTACGATCTCAGTCCGGGCACGCTCTACCCGATTCTCCACGGCATGGAGCAGTCGGGTCTGCTCAAGTGCGAACACGAAGTCGTGTCGGGCAAGGTGCGCAAGTACTACACGGCCACCGCCAAAGGGCGCCGCACGCTGGAGGAACTGCAGGGAAAGATCAAGGAGCTCTTCGGGGAACTATTCGAAGAGTAA